The proteins below are encoded in one region of Pseudonocardia sp. DSM 110487:
- a CDS encoding sodium-translocating pyrophosphatase translates to MSVSTLAASDLTLAGSDYAIVGVVAVVALAALAIGFVLLREVLAAGEGTSKMQDIGRAVQEGAAAYLNRQFRTLGIFVVIVFVLLFALPGDIGERVGRSIFFVIGAVFSATIGYLGMWLATRANIRVAAASNETGGREKAMRIAFRTGGVVGMFTVGLGLFGAAVVVMVYTGQAPKVLEGFGFGAALLAMFMRVGGGIFTKAADVGADLVGKVEQGIPEDDPRNAATIADNVGDNVGDCAGMAADLFESYAVTLVAALILGTAAFGQQGLLFPLIVPAIGVLTAVVGVYITRAREGEGGLKAINRSFYISAVISAVLCVIAAFVYLPSSFDALNGPTDGTVVAAMSGADPRLIASAAVIIGIVLAGVILWLTGYFTGTEDKPVKTVGQSSLTGAATVILAGISIGFESAVYTALVISAAVFGAFALATGSITVALFAVALAGTGLLTTVGVIVAMDTFGPVSDNAQGIAEMSGDVEGDGVGILTELDAVGNTTKAITKGIAIATAVLAATALFGSYRDAINQALAEAGGTLADAGTAFAFEVFAPNTLVGVIIGASVVFMFSGLAINAVTRAAGAIVFEVRRQFREEPGIMEGTVRPNYANVVDICTRDSLRELATPGLLAIFAPIAVGFGLGVGPLAGYLAGAIATGTLMAIFLANSGGAWDNAKKLVEDGNHGGKGSPAHEATIIGDTVGDPFKDTAGPSINPLIKVMNLVSVLIAPAIVTFSVGDSASTPVRIVIALIAAAIIVGAVVVSKRRSTAIADTPAESTVS, encoded by the coding sequence ATGTCCGTGTCCACCCTCGCCGCGAGCGATCTGACGCTCGCGGGGAGCGACTACGCCATCGTCGGCGTGGTCGCGGTGGTCGCGCTCGCCGCACTGGCCATCGGCTTCGTCCTGCTCCGGGAGGTTCTCGCTGCCGGCGAGGGCACCTCCAAGATGCAGGACATCGGTCGAGCGGTCCAGGAAGGCGCCGCGGCGTACCTCAACCGCCAGTTCCGCACGCTCGGCATCTTCGTCGTGATCGTGTTCGTACTGCTGTTCGCCCTGCCGGGCGACATCGGCGAGCGCGTGGGGCGGTCGATCTTCTTCGTCATCGGCGCCGTGTTCTCCGCCACAATCGGCTACCTCGGAATGTGGCTCGCCACCCGCGCCAACATCCGGGTCGCCGCGGCGTCCAACGAGACCGGCGGCCGCGAGAAGGCCATGCGCATCGCGTTCCGCACCGGCGGCGTGGTCGGCATGTTCACGGTCGGCCTCGGCCTGTTCGGCGCAGCCGTCGTGGTGATGGTCTACACCGGCCAGGCCCCCAAGGTGCTCGAGGGCTTCGGCTTCGGCGCTGCGCTGCTCGCGATGTTCATGCGTGTCGGCGGCGGCATCTTCACCAAGGCCGCCGACGTGGGCGCCGACCTCGTCGGCAAGGTCGAGCAGGGCATCCCCGAGGACGACCCGCGCAACGCGGCCACCATCGCCGACAACGTCGGCGACAACGTCGGTGACTGCGCCGGGATGGCCGCCGACCTGTTCGAGTCGTACGCGGTCACGCTCGTCGCGGCCCTGATCCTGGGCACGGCCGCGTTCGGCCAGCAGGGCCTGCTGTTCCCGCTGATCGTGCCGGCCATCGGGGTGCTCACCGCCGTCGTGGGCGTCTACATCACCCGGGCCCGGGAGGGCGAGGGCGGCCTCAAGGCCATCAACCGCAGCTTCTACATCTCGGCGGTCATCTCCGCTGTGCTCTGTGTGATCGCCGCGTTCGTGTACCTGCCATCGAGCTTCGACGCGCTCAACGGCCCCACCGATGGCACCGTCGTCGCCGCGATGAGCGGCGCCGACCCGCGGCTCATCGCCTCGGCCGCCGTGATCATCGGCATCGTGCTGGCCGGCGTGATCCTCTGGCTCACCGGCTACTTCACCGGCACCGAGGACAAGCCGGTCAAGACGGTGGGACAGTCCTCGCTCACCGGGGCGGCCACGGTCATCCTCGCCGGCATCTCGATCGGCTTCGAGTCGGCCGTCTACACGGCGCTCGTGATCAGCGCGGCGGTGTTCGGCGCCTTCGCGCTGGCCACTGGCTCGATCACCGTGGCGCTGTTCGCCGTTGCCCTCGCCGGCACCGGCCTGCTCACCACGGTCGGCGTGATCGTCGCGATGGACACCTTCGGCCCGGTTTCCGACAACGCGCAGGGCATCGCCGAGATGTCCGGCGACGTCGAGGGCGACGGGGTCGGCATCCTCACCGAACTGGACGCGGTGGGCAACACCACCAAGGCCATCACGAAGGGCATCGCGATCGCCACGGCGGTGCTCGCCGCCACGGCCCTGTTCGGGTCCTACCGCGACGCGATCAACCAGGCGCTCGCCGAGGCAGGCGGCACGCTCGCCGACGCGGGCACCGCGTTCGCCTTCGAGGTGTTCGCGCCGAACACGCTCGTCGGTGTGATCATCGGCGCGAGCGTCGTGTTCATGTTCTCCGGGCTCGCGATCAACGCCGTCACGCGAGCGGCAGGCGCGATCGTGTTCGAGGTCCGCCGGCAGTTCCGGGAGGAGCCCGGGATCATGGAGGGCACCGTTCGCCCGAACTACGCCAACGTGGTGGACATCTGCACCCGCGACTCGCTGCGCGAGCTGGCCACGCCCGGCCTGCTCGCGATCTTCGCTCCGATCGCTGTCGGCTTCGGCCTCGGTGTCGGCCCGCTGGCCGGCTACCTGGCCGGCGCCATCGCCACCGGCACCCTGATGGCCATCTTCCTGGCCAACTCCGGTGGCGCATGGGACAACGCGAAGAAGCTGGTGGAGGACGGTAACCACGGCGGCAAGGGCTCGCCGGCGCACGAGGCCACGATCATCGGCGACACGGTCGGCGACCCGTTCAAGGACACCGCGGGCCCGTCGATCAACCCGCTGATCAAGGTGATGAACCTGGTCTCCGTGCTGATCGCCCCGGCGATCGTGACGTTCTCGGTGGGCGACTCGGCATCGACGCCGGTCCGCATCGTGATCGCGTTGATCGCGGCCGCGATCATCGTCGGAGCGGTCGTGGTGTCGAAGCGCCGCTCCACCGCCATTGCCGACACCCCGGCGGAGAGCACGGTCAGCTGA
- the topA gene encoding type I DNA topoisomerase, translated as MRRLVIVESGTKAKKIQQYLGRDYVVEASVGHIRDLPRGAADVPAKYKGESWARLGVDVDNQFAPLYIVTPEKKGKVAELKDALKSVDEILLATDPDREGEAIAWHLLDTLKPKIPVRRMVFHEISESAIRAAVENLRDLDHDLVDAQETRRILDRLYGYEVSPVLWKKVMPKLSAGRVQSVATRIVVQRERERMAFIPASYWDIAALMDAGAEASPRQFPARLVAVDGTRVATGRDFGADGQLKSAGRKDAARALDEASARRLAEALQDRDLVVDSVESKPYTRKPYPPFMTSTLQQEAGRKLRFSADRTMRSAQRLYENGYITYLRTDSTTLSDTAIQAARTQARDLYGAEYVSPQPRQYTRKVKNAQEAHEAIRPAGDTFRTPGEIAREVDGDDFRLYELIWQRTVASQMADARGTTVSIRIAGTAATGEDVTFAASGRTITFPGFLKAYVETLDEGSDGQADDAESRLPELVKGQPLTAAELNPEGHTTNPPARYTEPSLIKALEDLGIGRPSTYSSIIKTIQDRGYVWKKGQALVPSWIAFAVIGLLELHFGRLVDYGFTAAMEDELDAIAQGTQHRTDWLTGFYFGAEQGSEGSVARSGGLKKLVGVNLEEIDAREINSVPVFDDVVVRVGRYGPYLERVRDGESQRANLPDDLPPDELTPEVAEQLFSVPQEGRSLGVDPVTGHEIVAKEGRYGPYVTEILPETEAPAESNGNGTKKKAAAKPKPRTGSLFKSMTTESVTLEDALKLLSLPRLVGTDPESGEEITAQNGRYGPYLKKGTDSRSLSGEDQLFTVTLDEALELYKQPKQRGRRAAAATPPLRELGKDTATGNPMVIKDGRFGPYVTDGETNASLRKGDDVEKITDERASELLAERRTKAGTTKKAPARRKAAPRKKAEAKS; from the coding sequence ATGCGACGGTTGGTGATCGTCGAGTCCGGCACGAAGGCCAAGAAGATCCAGCAGTACCTCGGCCGCGACTACGTCGTGGAGGCCTCGGTCGGGCACATCCGCGACCTGCCGCGCGGGGCGGCCGACGTGCCGGCCAAGTACAAGGGCGAGTCGTGGGCGCGGCTGGGTGTCGACGTCGACAACCAGTTCGCGCCGCTGTACATCGTCACGCCCGAGAAGAAGGGCAAGGTCGCCGAGCTCAAGGACGCGCTGAAGTCCGTCGACGAGATCCTGCTCGCCACCGACCCCGACCGCGAGGGCGAGGCCATCGCCTGGCACTTGCTCGACACGCTCAAGCCGAAGATCCCGGTACGCCGGATGGTCTTCCACGAGATCAGCGAGTCGGCGATCCGCGCTGCCGTGGAGAACCTGCGCGACCTCGACCACGACCTCGTCGACGCGCAGGAAACCCGCCGCATCCTCGACCGCCTCTACGGCTACGAGGTCTCCCCCGTGCTGTGGAAGAAGGTCATGCCGAAGCTCTCGGCCGGCCGGGTGCAGTCGGTGGCCACGCGGATCGTCGTGCAGCGCGAGCGCGAGCGGATGGCGTTCATCCCGGCGTCCTACTGGGACATCGCCGCCCTGATGGATGCGGGCGCCGAGGCATCGCCGCGGCAGTTCCCGGCACGGCTGGTCGCCGTCGACGGCACCCGTGTCGCCACCGGTCGCGACTTCGGCGCCGATGGGCAGCTCAAGAGCGCCGGGCGGAAGGACGCCGCAAGGGCCTTGGACGAGGCGAGCGCTCGCCGGCTGGCAGAGGCGCTCCAGGATCGCGACCTCGTCGTCGATTCCGTCGAGTCGAAGCCCTACACCCGCAAGCCGTACCCGCCGTTCATGACGTCCACGCTGCAGCAGGAGGCCGGACGCAAGCTGCGGTTCTCGGCCGACCGCACCATGCGCAGCGCGCAGCGGCTCTACGAGAACGGCTACATCACCTACCTGCGCACCGACTCGACCACGCTGTCGGACACGGCCATCCAGGCCGCCCGCACCCAGGCGCGCGACCTGTACGGCGCCGAGTACGTCTCGCCGCAGCCGCGGCAGTACACGCGCAAGGTCAAGAACGCGCAGGAGGCACACGAGGCGATCCGGCCGGCGGGCGACACCTTCCGCACGCCCGGCGAGATCGCCCGCGAGGTCGACGGCGACGACTTCCGGCTCTACGAGCTCATCTGGCAGCGCACGGTGGCCTCCCAGATGGCCGATGCACGCGGCACCACCGTCAGCATCCGGATCGCCGGCACGGCCGCCACCGGTGAGGACGTGACGTTCGCCGCCTCCGGCCGCACGATCACGTTCCCCGGCTTCCTCAAGGCCTACGTCGAGACGCTCGACGAGGGCAGCGACGGACAGGCCGACGACGCCGAGTCGCGGCTGCCCGAGCTGGTGAAGGGCCAGCCGCTCACGGCGGCCGAGCTGAATCCCGAGGGCCACACCACCAATCCGCCCGCCCGCTACACCGAGCCGAGCCTGATCAAGGCGCTCGAGGACCTCGGCATCGGGCGGCCGTCCACGTACTCGTCGATCATCAAGACCATCCAGGACCGCGGCTACGTGTGGAAGAAGGGGCAGGCCCTCGTGCCGTCCTGGATCGCGTTCGCCGTGATCGGACTGCTCGAGCTCCACTTCGGGCGGCTGGTCGACTACGGCTTCACGGCGGCGATGGAGGACGAGCTCGACGCGATCGCGCAGGGCACCCAGCACCGCACCGACTGGCTGACGGGCTTCTACTTCGGCGCCGAACAGGGCAGTGAAGGCTCGGTGGCGCGGTCCGGGGGCCTGAAGAAGCTCGTGGGCGTCAACCTCGAGGAGATCGACGCCCGGGAGATCAACTCCGTGCCGGTGTTCGACGACGTCGTCGTGCGCGTCGGCCGCTACGGGCCCTACCTGGAGCGGGTGCGCGACGGGGAGTCGCAGCGGGCCAACCTGCCCGACGACCTGCCGCCCGACGAGCTCACGCCCGAGGTGGCCGAGCAGCTGTTCTCGGTGCCGCAGGAAGGCCGCTCGCTGGGCGTCGATCCGGTCACCGGGCACGAGATCGTGGCAAAGGAGGGCCGCTACGGGCCCTACGTCACCGAGATCCTCCCGGAGACCGAGGCGCCCGCGGAGAGCAACGGCAACGGCACCAAGAAGAAGGCCGCCGCGAAGCCCAAGCCCCGCACCGGTTCGCTGTTCAAGTCGATGACCACCGAGTCGGTCACGCTCGAGGACGCGCTGAAGTTGCTCTCGCTGCCCCGGCTGGTGGGCACCGACCCGGAGAGCGGCGAGGAGATCACCGCCCAGAACGGCCGCTACGGGCCATATCTGAAGAAGGGCACCGACTCGCGCTCGCTCTCGGGCGAGGACCAGCTGTTCACGGTCACGCTCGACGAGGCGCTGGAGCTGTACAAGCAGCCCAAGCAGCGGGGCCGACGCGCCGCTGCGGCCACCCCGCCGCTGCGCGAGCTCGGCAAGGACACCGCCACCGGCAACCCGATGGTGATCAAGGACGGTCGGTTCGGCCCGTACGTCACCGACGGCGAGACCAACGCGTCCCTGCGCAAGGGCGACGACGTCGAGAAGATCACCGACGAGCGGGCGAGCGAGCTGCTGGCCGAGCGCCGCACCAAGGCGGGCACGACGAAGAAGGCGCCCGCCCGCAGGAAGGCCGCACCGCGCAAGAAGGCCGAGGCCAAGAGCTGA
- a CDS encoding GatB/YqeY domain-containing protein, with product MSTLKERLRSDLTAAMKSRDELVKSTLRMTLTAIGTAEVAGAEARELGDDEVLAIIRKEAKKRAESAEAFAGAGRDELAAQERAEGEVLARYLPAQLSDDELAEIARAAVEQTASELGERPGQRQMGQVMKHATAAVAGRADGKRLATAVRSLLA from the coding sequence GTGAGCACCCTCAAGGAGCGGCTGCGGTCCGACCTGACCGCGGCGATGAAGTCAAGGGACGAGCTGGTGAAGTCCACTCTCCGGATGACGTTGACGGCCATCGGCACTGCCGAGGTGGCGGGCGCCGAGGCGCGGGAGCTCGGCGATGACGAGGTGCTCGCGATCATCCGCAAGGAGGCCAAGAAGCGCGCCGAGTCGGCGGAGGCGTTCGCCGGTGCCGGCCGTGACGAGCTCGCCGCGCAGGAACGCGCGGAGGGCGAGGTGCTGGCCCGCTACCTGCCGGCGCAGCTCTCCGACGACGAGCTGGCCGAGATCGCCCGCGCGGCCGTCGAGCAGACCGCGTCCGAGCTGGGCGAGCGGCCCGGCCAGCGGCAGATGGGTCAGGTCATGAAGCACGCGACCGCGGCCGTCGCCGGGCGGGCCGACGGCAAGCGCCTCGCGACCGCGGTGCGGTCACTCCTCGCCTGA
- a CDS encoding VOC family protein: MTTTFGHINVLVRDMDATIAFYRLLGLDVPDAFEWPPGSGARHTEVPMPGGHYLAFDNYEMARIWHSHFDAGRGEGNIVIGLLVDSRDDVDRIYRGAQEAGHRVGRPPHDAFWGSRYAILIDPDGNEVGLKSPVDDERRYEPRADE, encoded by the coding sequence ATGACGACGACGTTCGGGCACATCAACGTCCTCGTGCGGGACATGGACGCGACGATCGCCTTCTACCGGTTGCTCGGGCTGGATGTGCCCGATGCCTTCGAGTGGCCACCGGGATCCGGAGCCAGGCACACCGAGGTGCCGATGCCCGGCGGCCACTACCTCGCCTTTGACAACTACGAGATGGCGCGCATCTGGCACAGCCACTTCGACGCCGGACGCGGGGAGGGCAACATCGTCATCGGCTTGCTCGTCGACAGCCGCGACGACGTCGACCGCATCTACCGCGGGGCCCAGGAGGCGGGACACCGGGTCGGCCGGCCGCCGCACGACGCGTTCTGGGGCTCTCGCTACGCGATCCTCATCGACCCCGACGGCAACGAGGTCGGCCTGAAGAGTCCCGTCGACGACGAGCGTCGCTACGAGCCACGCGCCGACGAATGA
- a CDS encoding metallophosphoesterase, which produces MNSWARLALGATTTGAATLAYSAGIERRWWTLRQNTLPVLAEGARPLRVLHISDLHLTPRQHSKQRWVARLAELEPDLVVNTGDNLAHPRAVPAVIAALSPLLHLPGLFVFGSNDYFGPTPKNPASYLVKSSRRSHGEPLPWRDLRAALVERGWQDATHARIDLTAAGIDIAAAGVDDPHLGLDRYDRVAGRRGGAPALRLGLTHSPEPRVLDRFADDGYDLVLAGHTHGGQLRVPGIGALVTNCGIDRSRARGASRWGAHTWLHVSAGLGTSPFAPVRFACPPEATLLTLVPRPSVAAAARATPASAPADVS; this is translated from the coding sequence GTGAACAGCTGGGCTCGCCTCGCACTCGGCGCGACCACCACCGGTGCGGCCACCCTCGCCTACTCGGCGGGCATCGAGCGCCGCTGGTGGACCCTCCGGCAGAACACCCTCCCGGTGCTGGCCGAAGGTGCCCGCCCGCTGCGCGTGCTGCACATCTCGGACCTGCACCTCACGCCGCGCCAGCACAGCAAGCAGCGCTGGGTGGCCCGGCTGGCCGAGCTGGAGCCCGATCTGGTGGTCAACACCGGCGACAACCTCGCCCATCCGCGCGCCGTGCCCGCCGTCATCGCCGCGCTCAGCCCGCTGCTCCACCTCCCCGGCCTGTTCGTGTTCGGCAGCAACGACTACTTCGGGCCCACGCCCAAGAACCCGGCCAGTTACCTGGTGAAGAGCTCCCGGCGCAGCCACGGGGAGCCGCTGCCGTGGCGGGACCTGCGGGCCGCGCTGGTGGAGCGCGGCTGGCAGGACGCAACGCACGCCCGCATCGACCTCACCGCGGCCGGGATCGACATCGCCGCGGCCGGCGTGGACGACCCGCACCTGGGTCTCGACCGCTACGACCGCGTCGCCGGCCGCCGCGGGGGTGCACCTGCCCTGCGACTCGGCCTCACCCACTCCCCAGAGCCGCGGGTGCTAGACCGGTTCGCCGACGACGGATACGACCTCGTGCTCGCCGGCCACACACACGGCGGCCAGCTGCGCGTGCCCGGCATCGGCGCGCTCGTCACGAACTGCGGCATCGACCGCTCCCGCGCCCGTGGAGCGTCCCGCTGGGGCGCCCACACCTGGCTGCACGTCTCGGCGGGGCTCGGCACGTCCCCGTTCGCCCCGGTGCGTTTCGCCTGCCCTCCGGAGGCCACGTTGCTGACCCTCGTGCCCCGGCCGTCGGTCGCGGCCGCTGCCAGGGCCACCCCTGCGTCGGCGCCCGCGGACGTCAGCTAG
- a CDS encoding DEAD/DEAH box helicase, with translation MGDERESAGRGEVLLRRVLAGSEGQADSGADGPLRHAVRLPARPGRTAAWPEWVPGRLREAWQRQGVPAPWTHQADAAELAWAGRDVVVATGTASGKSLAYQLPVLARFAQDPKATALYLSPTKALAADQLRALDALAVPDVRAAPFDGDTSADARDWARRHGRWLFSNPDMLHRALLPRHGQWAMFLRRLRFVVVDECHTYRGVFGTHVALLLRRLLRVCARYGSCPTIVLASATVAEPAAFAARLTGRQVAAVTEDGSPAAGRTVALWEPPLLPELTGENGAPVRRAAGTEAARMLADLVLEGARTLVFMRSRRGAEVAALTAQRLLADVDPGLARRVAAYRGGYLPEERRALEAALAGGELLGMATTNALELGVDIAGLDAVVVAGFPGTRASFWQQSGRAGRARDEALVVLVARDDPMDTYLVHHPDALLGAPVEGCVLDPANPYVLGPQLVCAAAELPLTDDDVRDVFGGAPAAAVLDELVADGVLRRRPTAWYWPSTRERPAGAVDIRGSGLGQVAVVEAETGRMLGTVDGASAPATVHSGAVYLHRGETYLVQELDLEAGIAVVETADPGFRTDARSTADVEVARVLAHRDLGAVRVSFGEVTVTSQVVEYLRRAPDGTVLATTPLDLPEQVLRTRGVWYDVDEEALVAAGVPQKRIPGALHAAEHAAIGLLPLFAICDRWDVGGMSTALHPHTGRPTVFVHDGHPGGAGFAERGHAVLGRWLAATRAAIADCECRTGCPSCVQSPKCGNGNAPLDKSGAMAVLDVVLDALGEPRAAAGAPHRRVGAGPR, from the coding sequence GTGGGTGACGAGCGCGAATCAGCAGGGCGGGGCGAGGTCCTGCTGCGCCGCGTGCTCGCCGGATCCGAGGGGCAGGCCGACAGCGGCGCGGATGGTCCGCTGCGGCACGCCGTGCGACTCCCGGCCCGGCCCGGGCGGACCGCGGCCTGGCCGGAATGGGTGCCGGGTCGGCTGCGGGAGGCGTGGCAGCGCCAGGGGGTGCCTGCCCCGTGGACCCACCAGGCCGATGCGGCAGAGCTGGCCTGGGCCGGTCGCGACGTGGTGGTGGCCACCGGGACGGCGTCGGGCAAGTCGCTCGCCTACCAGCTGCCGGTGCTCGCGCGGTTCGCGCAGGACCCCAAGGCCACCGCGCTCTACCTGTCGCCCACCAAGGCGCTCGCGGCCGATCAGCTGCGGGCCCTCGATGCGCTGGCCGTGCCCGATGTGCGGGCCGCGCCGTTCGACGGCGACACCTCGGCGGACGCGCGCGACTGGGCCCGGCGACACGGTCGCTGGCTGTTCAGCAACCCGGACATGCTGCACCGCGCCCTGCTGCCGAGGCACGGCCAGTGGGCGATGTTCCTGCGCAGGCTGCGGTTCGTGGTGGTGGACGAGTGCCACACCTACCGAGGGGTGTTCGGGACGCACGTGGCCCTGCTGCTGCGCAGGTTGCTTCGGGTGTGCGCCCGCTACGGCTCGTGCCCGACGATCGTGCTCGCCTCGGCCACGGTGGCCGAACCGGCGGCGTTCGCCGCGCGGCTCACCGGGCGGCAGGTGGCGGCGGTGACCGAGGACGGTTCGCCCGCGGCGGGGCGCACCGTCGCGCTGTGGGAGCCACCCCTGCTGCCGGAGCTGACCGGTGAGAACGGGGCACCGGTGCGCCGCGCGGCCGGCACCGAGGCGGCCCGCATGCTCGCCGACCTGGTGCTCGAGGGCGCGCGCACGCTCGTGTTCATGCGGTCGCGGCGCGGTGCCGAGGTGGCTGCGCTCACCGCCCAACGGCTGCTCGCCGACGTCGACCCCGGTCTCGCACGTCGGGTGGCCGCCTACCGGGGCGGCTACCTGCCCGAGGAGCGGCGGGCGCTGGAGGCCGCGCTGGCCGGCGGTGAGCTCCTCGGGATGGCGACCACGAACGCGCTCGAGCTCGGCGTGGACATCGCGGGCCTCGACGCCGTGGTGGTGGCGGGGTTCCCGGGCACCCGCGCGTCGTTCTGGCAGCAGTCCGGACGTGCCGGTCGGGCCCGCGACGAGGCGCTCGTGGTGCTCGTGGCGCGGGACGATCCCATGGACACCTATCTGGTGCACCACCCGGACGCCCTCCTCGGCGCCCCGGTGGAGGGCTGCGTGCTCGACCCGGCGAACCCGTACGTGCTGGGCCCGCAGCTCGTCTGCGCGGCGGCCGAGCTCCCGCTGACCGATGACGACGTCCGCGACGTGTTCGGTGGCGCGCCTGCCGCTGCCGTGCTCGACGAGCTCGTGGCCGACGGGGTGCTGCGGCGCAGGCCGACCGCCTGGTACTGGCCCTCGACGCGGGAACGCCCCGCCGGTGCGGTGGACATCAGGGGCTCCGGGCTCGGCCAGGTGGCCGTTGTGGAGGCGGAGACCGGCCGCATGCTCGGCACGGTGGACGGGGCGTCGGCCCCCGCGACCGTGCACTCCGGCGCCGTGTACCTGCACCGCGGCGAGACCTACCTCGTGCAGGAGTTGGATCTCGAGGCCGGGATCGCCGTGGTGGAGACCGCAGACCCGGGGTTCCGCACCGACGCGCGGTCCACGGCCGACGTCGAGGTTGCGCGGGTGCTCGCCCACCGCGACCTCGGGGCGGTGCGGGTGTCGTTCGGCGAGGTGACCGTGACCTCCCAGGTGGTGGAGTACCTGCGCCGGGCCCCGGACGGCACCGTGTTGGCGACCACTCCGCTGGACCTGCCCGAGCAGGTGCTCCGTACCCGTGGCGTCTGGTACGACGTGGACGAGGAGGCGCTCGTCGCCGCAGGGGTGCCGCAGAAGCGGATCCCGGGTGCGCTCCATGCCGCCGAGCACGCCGCGATCGGTCTCCTTCCGCTCTTCGCCATCTGCGACCGCTGGGACGTCGGTGGGATGTCCACCGCGCTGCACCCGCACACCGGCCGGCCCACCGTGTTCGTGCACGACGGCCATCCCGGTGGTGCGGGCTTCGCCGAGCGCGGGCACGCGGTGCTCGGCCGCTGGCTGGCCGCCACGCGCGCCGCGATCGCCGACTGCGAGTGCCGCACCGGGTGCCCGTCCTGCGTGCAGTCGCCGAAGTGCGGCAACGGCAATGCGCCACTGGACAAGTCGGGGGCGATGGCGGTGCTCGACGTGGTGCTCGACGCGTTGGGCGAACCGCGCGCTGCGGCCGGTGCTCCCCACCGGAGGGTGGGCGCGGGCCCGAGGTAG
- a CDS encoding TadE family type IV pilus minor pilin encodes MGARAPGRGAAADRDRGAVTVEAALALCSLAVFLAVAVGAIAAAGGSIRCVDAARELARLAARGEAERGHAVAAQLAPSGARLALRAEGDLVVAEVSADVLHPLPVRIGSRAVAALEPGATPP; translated from the coding sequence ATGGGAGCGCGGGCACCTGGCCGCGGCGCAGCGGCCGACCGGGACCGTGGAGCCGTCACCGTCGAGGCGGCACTGGCCCTGTGCAGCCTCGCGGTGTTCCTCGCCGTGGCGGTCGGCGCCATCGCCGCGGCGGGCGGCTCGATCCGGTGCGTCGACGCGGCCCGCGAGCTGGCCCGGCTTGCCGCTCGCGGTGAGGCCGAGCGAGGCCACGCCGTCGCAGCACAGCTGGCCCCGTCCGGTGCCCGGCTGGCGCTGCGCGCCGAAGGCGACCTCGTCGTCGCCGAGGTGTCCGCCGACGTTCTGCACCCCCTCCCGGTGCGGATCGGGAGCCGCGCGGTGGCCGCACTCGAGCCGGGAGCCACACCGCCATGA
- a CDS encoding DUF4244 domain-containing protein — protein MIHRYPTRPFGEELPARLRRLGHDDHGMSTVEYAIGTVAAAAFGALLYTVVTGDSILTALTGLVERALTVTF, from the coding sequence ATGATCCACCGCTACCCCACCCGCCCGTTCGGCGAGGAGCTTCCCGCCCGGCTGCGCCGGCTCGGTCACGACGACCACGGCATGAGCACGGTCGAATATGCAATAGGCACCGTCGCTGCCGCGGCCTTCGGAGCCTTGCTCTACACAGTCGTCACCGGCGACTCGATCCTCACAGCGCTCACCGGCCTCGTCGAACGCGCCCTGACGGTCACGTTCTGA
- a CDS encoding nucleotidyltransferase domain-containing protein, whose product MEVWESARQRRDPPLMTGEDVLEILEVLGKAGTEIWIGGGWGIDALLRTQTRNHRDLDLMHRREQERVVVEVLAEAGFSESLDWRPVRFVVADVQGRAIDLHPLVFAPDGSAIQASPDRARPFIYPAACFVTGEIQNVTVPCLSAEQQVYFHQGYEPTDRDRHDMAQLRDAFGITTHF is encoded by the coding sequence GTGGAAGTCTGGGAGTCGGCGCGACAGAGGAGGGACCCGCCGCTGATGACTGGCGAGGATGTGCTGGAGATCTTGGAGGTGCTGGGAAAGGCCGGGACGGAGATCTGGATCGGTGGCGGCTGGGGCATCGACGCCTTGCTGAGGACCCAGACCCGTAATCACCGCGACCTGGATCTCATGCACCGTCGGGAACAGGAGCGGGTTGTCGTCGAGGTGCTCGCCGAAGCCGGCTTTAGTGAGTCTCTCGACTGGCGGCCCGTGCGCTTCGTCGTTGCAGACGTACAGGGACGCGCGATCGACCTGCATCCCCTGGTCTTCGCACCTGACGGGAGCGCAATCCAGGCTTCGCCGGACCGGGCGCGCCCGTTCATCTACCCGGCTGCCTGCTTTGTCACGGGCGAGATTCAGAACGTCACCGTTCCCTGCTTGTCAGCGGAACAGCAGGTCTACTTCCACCAGGGCTACGAGCCCACCGACCGAGACCGCCACGACATGGCCCAGTTACGTGACGCCTTCGGCATCACTACACACTTCTGA